Proteins from one Panicum virgatum strain AP13 chromosome 7K, P.virgatum_v5, whole genome shotgun sequence genomic window:
- the LOC120641719 gene encoding coniferyl alcohol acyltransferase-like, producing the protein MVNEASKEHGGHEVTVTVAPALPVQGGRLALSNLDLLLPPLDVSLFFCYLHPAPAAAALKEALAKTLVAYYPLAGEVVANADGEPELLCNGRGVDFTVATAAAGAELREVRLGTVDEGVEKLVPAKKAGGVVAVKVTKFGCGGAVVGCTFDHRVCDAYSFNMFLVAWAAAARGSSASAPPAPSFRRSLVAPRDPPPPRAPCTDALIDRLFCPRSAAPPPPAVAAASSVNRIYRVSAADIAALKASAGPGRTKLEAFTAHLWRLCSRAASPRQSQCCMGVVVDGRARMSPDGAMRGYFGNVLTIPYGVTGSEDLRRMALADVAGDVHRWVAEAATGEHFRGLVDWVEALRPKPAAARAYLGGTGGNEAMACVVSSGMSFPVGKADFGTGLPAFASYHFPWPAGAGYVMPMPSARGDGDWVVYAHVAPELAKVMEEEPTVFRALENSYVFQ; encoded by the exons ATGGTGAACGAAGCCAGCAAAGAGCACGGCGGCCACGAGGTGACCGTGAcggtggcgccggcgctgcCGGTGCAGGGGGGCCGCCTGGCGCTGTCCAACCTGGAcctcctcctgccgccgctCGACGTCAGCCTCTTCTTCTGCTATCTCCAcccggcgcccgccgcggccgcgctcaaGGAGGCGCTGGCCAAGACGCTGGTGGCGTACTACCCGCTGGCCGGGGAGGTGGTGGCCAACGCCGACGGCGAGCCGGAGCTGCTGTGCAACGGCCGCGGCGTCGACTTCACGGTGgccaccgcggccgccggcgccgagctgCGGGAGGTCCGGCTCGGCACCGTGGACGAGGGCGTTGAGAAGCTGGTGCCCGCCAAGAAGGCCGGCGGCGTTGTGGCAGTTAAG GTGACCAAGttcgggtgcggcggcgccgtcgtcgggTGCACCTTCGACCACCGCGTCTGCGACGCCTACTCCTTCAACATGTTCCTCGTCGCGTGGGCCGCGGCCGCCCGGGgcagctccgcctccgcgccgccggccccgtccTTCCGCCGCTCCCTCGTCGCCCCgcgcgacccgccgccgccgcgcgcgccgtgcaCCGACGCCCTCATCGACCGCCTGTTCTGCCcccgcagcgccgcgccgcccccacctgccgtcgccgcggcgagctccgTCAACCGGATCTACCGCGTATCCGCCGCGGACATCGCCGCGCTGAAGGCGTCCGCGGGGCCGGGGCGCACGAAGCTGGAGGCGTTCACGGCGCACCTGTGGCGGCTCTGCTCCAGGGCGGCCTCCCCGCGCCAGAGCCAGTGCTGCATGGGCGTGGTCGTGGACGGGCGCGCCCGCATGTCCCCCGACGGCGCCATGAGGGGCTACTTCGGCAACGTGCTCACCATCCCCTACGGCGTCACCGGCTCGGAGGACCTCCGCCGCATGGCCCTCGCCGACGTGGCGGGCGACGTGCACCGGTGGGTGGCGGAGGCCGCCACCGGCGAGCACTTCCGGGGCCTCGTGGACTGGGTGGAGGCGCTGCGGCccaagccggcggcggcgagggcgtacCTGGGAGGCACCGGCGGGAACGAGGCGATGGCGTGTGTTGTGTCGTCCGGGATGAGCTTCCCGGTGGGCAAGGCGGACTTCGGGACGGGGCTCCCGGCGTTCGCGTCGTACCACTTCCCgtggcccgccggcgccgggtacGTGATGCCGATGCCGAGCGCGCGCGGGGACGGCGACTGGGTGGTGTACGCCCACGTGGCGCCGGAGCTGGCCAAGGtgatggaggaggagcccaCCGTGTTCAGGGCGCTGGAGAACAGCTACGTGTTCCAGTGA